One genomic window of Cyprinus carpio isolate SPL01 chromosome A23, ASM1834038v1, whole genome shotgun sequence includes the following:
- the LOC109048119 gene encoding peptidase inhibitor 16-like, with protein MHWNVALRSAGLWVILSLAAGHLTEQEKSTIVDMHNELRSKVYPSAASMQKVVWDETLRLVAEAHAAKCILESNPQREKCRMGENIFTDANPFNATKAMQVWFGEGEDYEFETNNCHEDKICNHYIQAVWAGSNKIGCAAYFCDKIENLNSEKATLFVCNYYPVSSEDFKNKKPYESGVPCSGCPETLPVCEDNMCVAKDNKDLTVLPECPRMTTEPAVVPTEPTQVHVIIETGKESEPDHGSKMDSVSAPLVMLVWLLAALVL; from the exons ATGCATTGGAACGTGGCCCTCCGGAGCGCCGGGCTCTGGGTCATTCTGAGTTTAGCTGCCGGTCACCTGACCGAGCAGGAGAAATCAACTATTGTGGACATGCACAATGAGCTTCGCTCTAAGGTTTATCCCAGCGCTGCCAGCATGCAGAAAGTG gTGTGGGACGAGACACTGCGTCTGGTGGCAGAAGCACATGCGGCAAAATGCATCTTGGAGAGCAACCCTCAACGAGAGAAATGCAGAATGGGTGAAAATATCTTTACAGACGCTAATCCATTTAATGCAACCAAAGCAATGCAGGTTTG GTTTGGAGAGGGTGAGGATTATGAATTTGAAACCAATAATTGTCATGAAGACAAAATTTGTAACCATTACATTCAG GCGGTCTGGGCAGGCAGCAATAAAATTGGCTGTGCTGCGTATTTCTGTGACAAAATTGAGAATCTGAATTCTGAGAAGGCCACTCTTTTCGTGTGTAATTACTACCCTGTCTCTTC AGaagattttaagaataaaaaaccATACGAGTCTGGAGTGCCATGCTCAGGGTGTCCAGAAACTCTACCAGTGTGTGAGGACAACATGTGCG TGGCAAAGGACAACAAAGATCTGACTGTGTTACCTGAGTGTCCACGAATGACGACGGAGCCCGCTGTTGTTCCCACAGAGCCCACACAAGTGCACGTTATTATTGAGACCGGCAAGGAAAGTGAACCAGACCATGGATCCAAGATGGACAGCGTCTCGGCTCCTCTGGTGATGCTTGTCTGGCTGCTGGCGGCTCTTGTTTTGTGA